Genomic segment of Saccharomyces cerevisiae S288C chromosome XV, complete sequence:
CAAGCAAGATTTTCTATCATGAAAACATTTATGAAGCACTCTACAGATAAGAATTTCTTAAAGTTGGAGATGAACAGCACGAATGATGATTTTGCCATCAAGTTGGATAAATCTCTCATTAAAACAGCGGGACATGAATGTGTGAAAGACTATTTAAAGCATTTGCATGTTTACAAATGTTCAGGCGATGTGGAACAGGGAAGTAAGTACTTTATTGATAGATCAACGGTGACACCGGATTTGGCGTCTTTAAGAGACATCGTCTTATCTAAGAGATTGCCAAGGAGACAATTCATACAATCGAATTCTTATATTGACGACAATAACAAGGTAACCCTGAAAGAATATGATGAAACCCCACAGGGTATGCTCCAATCTTTCCTTGATAGAGAATTATGATGTCCTTAAGAGCACACGTTTTAATTAGCAACCTTTGCTGTTGCTTTTGTTCAAGCTATTAGATTATGTAAACAGATATATATTATGTAAGTGTGACAGGATACGACAGCACTAACTGTCAGCGAATTTTGATTTGTTACTTTTGCTAGTTTTGTGTGACTttcctttgttttttaactttttttttcagatttgTATTATGAGATGATAACAATGCGAGATTTCATTGACAAGTTCGATAAAACAATAGAAGCTTCCATTTTATACATATGTGATAAAACAACCTGCAATCGAGGATTTACAATAAAAGTCTCTTTGAGAGGATTGAGAAATAGTGCAAAAAGATCTACTAATAACGAATAGTTATGACTGTTACTGACACTTTTAAACTGTTTATTTTAAGGCATGGTCAAAGTGAATTAAACTCAGAAAACATATTCTGCGGATGGATTGATGCTCAATTAACGGAAAAAGGGAAGTCTCAGGCCCGCCACTCTGCAAAATTGATCAAGCAGTTTTGCGATTCTAACAATATCTCTTTGCCTCAGATTGGCTATACTTCAAGGTTGATTCGAACTCAGCAGACCATGGACGTTATTCTCGAAGAGTTGGGACTAAAACACACCAATTATGTAATTACTACGAATACAAACATTAAGGAGGAGCTGCAGGACACAAGATTTGAAGGAAGTATGCCTGTGTTGCAAACCTGGAGGTTAAATGAGCGTCATTACGGCGCATGGCAAGGACAAAGAAAGCCAGATATCTTGAAAGAATACGGTAAGGAAAAATACATGTATATCAGAAGAGATTACAACGGAAAACCCCCTAAAGTCAACCTAAACCTGGAAATGGTCCAAGAGGAAAATGATCAGGGGTCCTCCACAGGCTATGATTTTAAGGAGCCCAATAGACACTTAAAATACGGCCCCGAAGAGAAGGCTAATGAGCGTCTGCCAGAAAGTGAGTCTCTTTGTGAAGTGGTCGTCAGATTGAAaccatttttaaataatgTTGTTCTGTCTACCGCCAACAAAATCAGTCAAGAATCGTGTGTTATAGTTGGGCATGGCAGCTCTGTAAGATCTCTGCTGAAAGTATTGGAAGGTATCTCAGATGAAGACATCAAAGATGTCGATATTCCCAACGGCATTCCGCTAGTTATAGAGTTGGATAGAGACAATTACTCTTTTGTGAGGAAATTTTACTTGGATCCAGAATCAGCTAAAGTTAATGCTCAAATGGTTCGTGATGAGGGTTTCGAAAAGAATCCATGAATagtttttaaaaataaaaaattagcgccatttttttcatggtttccttttatatttccttctttctttattgatAGAATAATGAGTAACGAAAAGCAGCTAAATAAACGTGTTTAAATTTCTATAAGAAGTTTTTATAGATTGTATAAcaaagaaacttttttcttattattatttttttgtttttataaTTCATTATATGTAGGTATATCTTTATCTATTGTGCATAAGCCATCTTATCTACTCGTATTCTAGCGCAGCGGtccaaaaatttgtttctaATTCACAAACTTCAGCGTAGATTGTTACTAAAGTGTCAAGTTGCTCTGGAGGGTATGTTTCTAAGATGTGgttcaaaagtttttcacCTTCATCCATGGCTTCACGATACCATGAAGATGCGTAAGTTTCACACCATTCGTGGTAAACGGACCCTTCAGGTGCGGTGACTTTACCCTTCATTTTAGTTAAAGCTTCACCATAACCCATCAAACAAGGAGTAAGGGATGCAACCAATTCTTGCCAGTTACCTCTTCTGGAAACATCGTTAAAGTAACGAGAGTAAGCTCTTAATGCAGGTCCTCTCttaatcttttgaaagtaaTCAGGATCTTTAACACCAAATACTTCTTTTAATCTCTTTTCATGTTGACCCATTTCAGTACGAACACCTCCAACAATGACTAGCTCCTTTTCCATATCTTCTAGGCATGGAGCTTTACTACCCGCGATACAATGAACTCTAGCATAATCAACCAAGTATGCATAATCTTGTTCAATAAAGAACTGAAACTTCTTACGTTCTAATGTACCGTCCGCAACCTTTTTAACAAACTCATGGTTAATATAGGAATCCCAGTGTGGCTTAACTTTAGGGTGATTGATCAGGTATTCATAGAAATTACCGCCTGGGATTTTGTCAGCAGCACTTTTGAGCGGCTTTTTAGGTATAACATCCGATGCAGTAAAACATTCATCACTGAGCATTTTCTCCAATGGAATTTCCACGGCGTAAACATGATTAATTGGTCCATTATCCTTGACAGTTTCTTTTGTGACATCACAACCAATTGCCACGGCATTTTGGACGTATTCAATACCACCATAAACAGACTGAGGAAGAGAATAACCACGAGCCAAGTTTGATGCAATGGCAGAAGCTAGTGTGCACCCAGTACCATGTGTATGCGTGGTGTTAACGAAAT
This window contains:
- the GPM3 gene encoding phosphoglycerate mutase family protein GPM3 (Nonfunctional homolog of Gpm1p phosphoglycerate mutase; if functional, would convert 3-phosphoglycerate to 2-phosphoglycerate in glycolysis; GPM3 has a paralog, GPM2, that arose from the whole genome duplication), giving the protein MTVTDTFKLFILRHGQSELNSENIFCGWIDAQLTEKGKSQARHSAKLIKQFCDSNNISLPQIGYTSRLIRTQQTMDVILEELGLKHTNYVITTNTNIKEELQDTRFEGSMPVLQTWRLNERHYGAWQGQRKPDILKEYGKEKYMYIRRDYNGKPPKVNLNLEMVQEENDQGSSTGYDFKEPNRHLKYGPEEKANERLPESESLCEVVVRLKPFLNNVVLSTANKISQESCVIVGHGSSVRSLLKVLEGISDEDIKDVDIPNGIPLVIELDRDNYSFVRKFYLDPESAKVNAQMVRDEGFEKNP
- the THI20 gene encoding trifunctional hydroxymethylpyrimidine kinase/phosphomethylpyrimidine kinase/thiaminase (Trifunctional enzyme of thiamine biosynthesis, degradation and salvage; has hydroxymethylpyrimidine (HMP) kinase, HMP-phosphate (HMP-P) kinase and thiaminase activities; member of a gene family with THI21 and THI22; HMP and HMP-P kinase activity redundant with Thi21p) translates to MTYSTVSINTPPPYLTLACNEKLPTVLSIAGTDPSGGAGIEADVKTITAHRCYAMTCITALNAQTPVKVYSINNTPKEVVFQTLESNLKDMKCNVIKTGMLTAAAIEVLHEKLLQLGENRPKLVVDPVLVATSGSSLAGKDIVSLITEKVAPFADILTPNIPECYKLLGEERKVNGLQDIFQIAKDLAKITKCSNILVKGGHIPWNDEKEKYITDVLFLGAEQKFIIFKGNFVNTTHTHGTGCTLASAIASNLARGYSLPQSVYGGIEYVQNAVAIGCDVTKETVKDNGPINHVYAVEIPLEKMLSDECFTASDVIPKKPLKSAADKIPGGNFYEYLINHPKVKPHWDSYINHEFVKKVADGTLERKKFQFFIEQDYAYLVDYARVHCIAGSKAPCLEDMEKELVIVGGVRTEMGQHEKRLKEVFGVKDPDYFQKIKRGPALRAYSRYFNDVSRRGNWQELVASLTPCLMGYGEALTKMKGKVTAPEGSVYHEWCETYASSWYREAMDEGEKLLNHILETYPPEQLDTLVTIYAEVCELETNFWTAALEYE